The Mixta hanseatica genome includes a region encoding these proteins:
- the lysC gene encoding lysine-sensitive aspartokinase 3: MTRIYPHIIVAKFGGTSVANFDAMSRSATLVLADKNVRLVVLSASAGVTNLLVELASGLESRIRLDKIDTLRALQYNIISRLKQPEAVSQAIDHLLDNIGRLAEKAVDSRSDSLCDELVSHGELMSSLLFVEVLREQGMETQWFDARKVIRTDDTFGCAVPAISAIAELSEKHLRPRIEQALVVTQGFIGSDTAEQTTTLGRGGSDYTASLLAEALQASRVDIWTDVAGIYTTDPRIVAEARRIDTLSFSEASEMATFGAKVLHPATLLPAMRKNIPVFVGASNNPSAGGTLVCRDVPEASRYRALAVRRQQTLLKLSSINAQPTPRFLAEIFGILSRHEMATDLVTISETSIALILNATSSTSGEADTLNTALLSELSSHCRVEIETGLALVSLIGNALSHSPAVCKEVFAELEQHPVRMICHGASSHTLCFLLPAEFAESAVKALHRKLLA, translated from the coding sequence ATGACTCGCATTTATCCACACATCATCGTTGCCAAGTTTGGCGGAACCAGTGTTGCTAACTTTGACGCGATGAGCCGTAGCGCCACCCTCGTCCTTGCTGATAAAAACGTTCGTTTGGTTGTCTTGTCTGCTTCCGCAGGCGTCACTAATTTGTTAGTCGAACTCGCTTCCGGTCTGGAAAGCCGCATACGGCTGGACAAAATTGACACCCTACGCGCCCTGCAATACAACATTATTTCACGTCTGAAACAGCCGGAAGCCGTTAGTCAGGCGATCGACCATCTGCTCGACAATATTGGCCGCCTGGCTGAAAAGGCTGTCGATTCCCGTTCAGACTCGCTGTGCGATGAGTTAGTTAGTCATGGGGAGCTGATGTCTTCCCTGCTGTTTGTGGAAGTTTTGCGCGAACAGGGTATGGAGACGCAATGGTTTGATGCCCGTAAAGTCATTCGTACCGATGATACGTTTGGCTGCGCAGTACCGGCGATAAGCGCCATCGCGGAGCTGTCAGAAAAACATTTACGCCCGCGAATTGAACAGGCGTTGGTAGTAACCCAGGGCTTTATCGGCAGCGATACGGCTGAGCAAACCACCACGCTCGGTCGCGGCGGCAGTGATTACACCGCTTCCCTGCTGGCAGAGGCGCTACAGGCTTCACGCGTGGATATCTGGACCGATGTCGCCGGGATCTATACCACCGATCCGCGGATCGTCGCCGAGGCGAGACGGATTGATACCCTCTCGTTCTCCGAAGCCAGCGAAATGGCGACTTTTGGCGCCAAAGTGCTGCATCCGGCCACGCTGCTGCCTGCAATGCGCAAAAACATTCCGGTTTTTGTCGGCGCCAGCAACAATCCATCCGCGGGCGGTACGCTGGTTTGCCGCGACGTGCCGGAGGCGTCGCGTTATCGCGCCCTGGCCGTGCGCCGCCAGCAGACACTGTTAAAATTATCCAGCATTAACGCGCAGCCGACGCCCCGCTTTTTAGCGGAAATATTTGGCATTCTGTCGCGTCACGAAATGGCGACCGATCTGGTGACCATCTCAGAAACGAGTATCGCGCTGATCCTCAATGCCACCAGTTCAACGTCAGGCGAGGCCGATACGCTGAATACCGCGCTGCTTAGCGAGTTGTCGTCGCACTGCCGTGTTGAAATCGAGACCGGGCTGGCGCTTGTTTCGCTGATTGGCAATGCGCTCTCTCATTCCCCGGCAGTGTGCAAAGAAGTTTTTGCTGAACTGGAACAGCATCCGGTGCGTATGATTTGCCACGGCGCCTCCAGCCATACGCTGTGTTTCCTGCTGCCGGCAGAATTCGCAGAGAGCGCGGTCAAAGCGTTACACCGCAAGCTGTTAGCATAA
- a CDS encoding contact-dependent growth inhibition system immunity protein, with protein sequence MQTLWNKLKIKAFKRKNASLITLTQTYFGQDRDIFGETIEEVVQSYCDNGENATRWLKNEITEMLKTEDDNELIAHMKLLAENQFSPEPWGETWRSFLQRVLRTLP encoded by the coding sequence ATGCAAACATTATGGAATAAACTAAAAATAAAAGCTTTTAAACGGAAAAACGCATCTCTTATCACCCTGACGCAAACATATTTTGGTCAGGATCGTGATATTTTCGGTGAAACTATTGAAGAGGTCGTTCAAAGCTATTGTGATAACGGCGAGAATGCAACGCGGTGGTTAAAAAACGAAATTACTGAGATGTTGAAAACAGAAGATGACAACGAGCTGATAGCGCACATGAAGCTACTGGCGGAAAATCAGTTTTCCCCAGAGCCCTGGGGTGAAACGTGGCGCAGTTTCCTGCAGCGGGTACTGCGCACGTTGCCTTAA